A window from Drosophila nasuta strain 15112-1781.00 chromosome 3, ASM2355853v1, whole genome shotgun sequence encodes these proteins:
- the LOC132794042 gene encoding transcription elongation factor SPT5 gives MSDSEVSNMSDSGSEDGSISNKSQQSVRSKSGFRSRSRSVSRSRSRSSRSRSHSAHSGSGSDSPQPQGGRANRRKSEDSEDDQGEDIDSEEYDEEENDDHPRKKKKKERFGGFIIDEAEVDDEVDEDDEWEEGANEIGIVGNEIDELGPTARDIEIRRRGTNLWDTQKEDEIEEYLRKKYADESVAKRHFGDGGEEMSDEITQQTLLPGIKDPNLWMVKCRIGEEKATALLLMRKFLTYLNTDDPLQIKSIIAPEGVKGYIYLEAYKQTHVKTAIDNVGNLRVGKWKQEMVPIKEMTDVLKVVKEQVGLKVKQWVRLKRGLYKDDIAQVDYVDLAQNQVHLKLLPRIDYTRMRGALRTTATENDDSKRKKKRRPTAKPFDPEAVRAIGGEVHSDGDFLLFEGNRYSRKGFLYKNFTMSAILSEGVKPTLAELERFEETPEEVNMEIMANAKDDPTAAHSFSMGDNVEVCVGDLENLQAKIVAIDGTMITVMPKHQDLKDPLIFKASELRKYFKTGDHARVLAGRYEGETGLIIRVEPARVVLVSDLTNHELEVLPRDLQLCSDVATGVDCLGQFQWGDLVQLDSQNVGVIVRLERENFHVLGMNGKCIECKPTALHKRRENQNTVALDADQNQIRRRDIVKVMEGPHAGRSGEIKHLYRSLAFLHCRMYTENGGIFVCKTRHLQLAGGSKTNVSNPNTMGGLGFMSPRIQSPMHPSGGRGARGGSRGGRGGFRVTRDRELLGKTIKICGGPYKGAVGIVKDATESTARVELHTSCQTISVDRNHIVIVGEPGKEGSVSTYGRTPARTPGYGAQTPSYTAAGSKTPLVGSQTPNWDTDTRTPYGTMTPSHDGSMTPRHGAWDPTANTTPARNTDFDYSLEEPSPSPGYNPSTPGYQMSSQFAPQTPGTLYGSDRSYSPFNPSPSPAPSPYPVGYMNTPSPSTYSPNTPGGVPQSPYNPQTPGASLDSTMGDWCTTDIEVRIHTHDDTDLVGQTGIIRTVSNGVCSVFLRQEDRSVSIVSEHLAPVPPNSGDEFKVIYGEERESVGKVLSKQEGDVLVCKINDEVKMIPINHLCKMKSID, from the exons ATGTCGGACTCCGAAGTCAGCAATATGTCGGACAGTGGCTCCGAGGATGGATCGATATCTAACAAGTCGCAGCAAAGTGTTCGATCCAAATCTGGCTTTCGATCAAGGTCGCGATCCGTGTCCAGATCCAGGTCTAGATCATCACGGTCACGGTCGCATTCGGCTCACTCTGGCTCTGGGTCAGATTCCCCTCAACCACAGGGAGGACGTGCAAATCGACGCAAGAGCGAGGACTCTGAGGACGATCAGGGTGAAGATATAGACTCGGAGGAATACGACGAAGAGGAAAACGATGACCATCcaagaaagaagaagaagaaggagcgCTTTGGAGGTTTCATCATTGACGAAGCTGAAGTGGATGACGAg GTGGACGAGGATGATGAGTGGGAGGAAGGCGCCAACGAGATTGGCATTGTTGGCAACGAAATTGACGAGCTCGGTCCAACCGCTAGAGATATTGAAATTCGACGACGCGGCACCAATTTGTGGGA CACTCAAAAAGAGGATGAGATCGAGGAGTATCTGCGAAAGAAATATGCTGACGAATCAGTAGCGAAGCGACATTTTGGTGATGGTGGCGAAGAAATGTCCGATGAAATCACTCAGCAAACTCTGTTGCCCGGCATCAA GGATCCAAATTTATGGATGGTCAAGTGCCGCATTGGTGAAGAGAAGGCGACGGCATTGCTCTTGATGCGAAAGTTCTTAACCTACTTGAACACCGATGATCCTTTGCAAATTAAATCGATTATCGCACCAGAAGGTGTGAAGGGATACATCTATCTGGAGGCATACAAGCAAACACACGTCAAAACCGCCATCGATAATGTGGGAAATTTGCGTGTAGGCAAATGGAAGCAGGAAATGGTGCCGATTAAAGAAATGACAGATGTTCTCAAAGTCGTCAAAGAGCAGGTTGGCCTTAAGGTCAAGCAATGGGTGCGATTAAAGCGCGGTCTTTACAAGGATGATATTGCGCAAGTGGACTATGTGGACTTGGCACAAAATCAAGTGCATCTCAAACTTTTGCCACGCATCGATTACACCCGCATGCGAGGTGCATTAAGAACCACAGCGACG GAGAATGACGATAGCAAGCGTAAGAAGAAACGTCGACCAACAGCAAAGCCATTTGATCCTGAGGCTGTTAGGGCTATAGGAGGCGAAGTTCATTCGGATGGTGACTTTTTGCTCTTTGAAGGAAATCGCTACTCGCGCAAAGGGTTTTTGTACAAAAACTTCACCATGTCCGCAATTCTTTCGGAGGGTGTTAAGCCAACACTGGCTGAACTGGAGCGTTTTGAAGAAACACCAGAGG AGGTGAATATGGAAATTATGGCCAATGCGAAGGATGATCCTACGGCCGCTCATTCCTTCTCCATGGGTGATAATGTTGAAGTCTGCGTGGGAGATTTGGAAAATTTACAAGCTAAGATTGTTGCTATTGATGGCACCATGATCACAGTGATGCCCAAGCATCAGGACTTAAAGGATCCACTTATCTTCAAAGCAAGCGAGTTGCGTAAATACTTCAAAACTGGCGATCACGCCCGAGTTTTGGCTGGACGTTATGAAGGCGAAACCGGTCTAATTATTCGTGTGGAACCAGCGCGTGTTGTGCTTGTCTCTGATTTAACTAATCATGAGCTTGAGGTGTTGCCACGAGACTTGCAGCTCTGCTCTGATGTCGCAACTGGTGTCGATTGTCTTGGCCAATTTCAATGGGGAGATCTTGTGCAACTCGA ctCTCAAAATGTCGGTGTTATTGTGCGCTTGGAACGAGAGAACTTTCATGTGTTGGGCATGAATGGAAAATGCATTGAGTGCAAGCCAACTGCTCTGCATAAACGTCGGGAAAATCAGAATACTGTTGCTCTTGATGCtgatcaaaatcaaattcgTCGTCGCGATATTGTCAAAGTAATGGAGGGACCCCATGCC GGACGCTCTGGCGAGATCAAGCACTTGTACCGCAGCTTGGCATTCCTGCATTGCCGCATGTACACAGAGAATGGCGGAATATTTGTGTGCAAGACACGTCATTTGCAATTGGCCGGTGGCAGCAAGACTAACGTCAGCAATCCCAACACAATGGGTGGCTTAGGATTCATGTCGCCGCGCATACAATCGCCAATGCATCCATCTGGTGGTCGTGGTGCTCGTGGTGGATCACGGGGCGGACGCGGCGGATTCCGTGTGACTCGCGACCGAGAACTTTTGGGCAAAACCATCAAGATTTGTGGCGGACCTTACAAAG GTGCTGTGGGAATTGTTAAAGATGCTACTGAGAGCACAGCCCGTGTGGAGCTCCATACATCGTGTCAAACCATTTCAGTGGATCGTAATCACATTGTAATTGTCGGAGAACCCGGCAAGGAGGGCAGCGTATCTACCTATGGTCGCACTCCGGCACGCACACCTGGCTATGGAGCTCAAACACCCAGCTACACTGCTGCTGGCTCCAAGACGCCTCTGGTTGGCAGTCAAACACCCAACTGGGATACTGATACGCGCACTCCTTATGGCACAATGACGCCATCACATGATGGCAGCATGACGCCGCGCCATGGTGCTTGGGATCCCACTGCCAATACAACTCCGGCTCGCAATACTGACTTTGATTATTCGTTGGAGGAACCAAGCCCCAGTCCAGGCTACAATCcaa GTACTCCTGGTTACCAAATGTCATCGCAATTCGCACCTCAAACTCCTGGTACGCTGTACGGCTCGGATAGAAGTTATAGTCCATTTAATCCAAGCCCCAGTCCTGCACCATCTCCTTATCCGGTTGGTTATATGAATACTCCTTCGCCATCGACTTACTCACCCAATACACCCGGCGGTGTTCCACAATCGCCATACAATCCACAAACACCTGGCGCCAGTCTGGACTCCACCATGGGCGATTGGTGTACTACTGATATTGAGGTGCGAATTCACACGCACGATGATACCGATCTTGTTGGTCAAACTGGCATCATACGCACTGTTTCCAATGGTGTCTGTTCTGTGTTCCTGCGCCAGGAGGATCGTAGCGTGTCGATTGTCAGCGAGCATTTGGCTCCGGTTCCACCCAATAGCGGTGATGAATTCAAAGTTATCTATGGCGAGGAAAGAGAATCTGTGGGCAAAGTTTTGTCCAAACAAGAGGGTGACGTTCTTGTCTGCAAGATAAATGATGAGGTTAAAATGATACCCATTAATCATTTGTGCAAGATGAAGTCCATTGATTAA
- the LOC132789420 gene encoding tubulin beta-1 chain gives MREIVHIQAGQCGNQIGAKFWEIISDEHGIDATGAYHGDSDLQLERINVYYNEASGGKYVPRAVLVDLEPGTMDSVRSGPFGQIFRPDNFVFGQSGAGNNWAKGHYTEGAELVDSVLDVVRKEAESCDCLQGFQLTHSLGGGTGSGMGTLLISKIREEYPDRIMNTYSVVPSPKVSDTVVEPYNATLSVHQLVENTDETYCIDNEALYDICFRTLKLTTPTYGDLNHLVSLTMSGVTTCLRFPGQLNADLRKLAVNMVPFPRLHFFMPGFAPLTSRGSQQYRALTVPELTQQMFDAKNMMAACDPRHGRYLTVAAIFRGRMSMKEVDEQMLNIQNKNSSYFVEWIPNNVKTAVCDIPPRGLKMSATFIGNSTAIQELFKRISEQFTAMFRRKAFLHWYTGEGMDEMEFTEAESNMNDLVSEYQQYQEATADEDAEFEEEQEAEVDEN, from the exons atgaggGAAATTGTACACATCCAAGCTGGTCAGTGCGGCAACCAAATCGGAGCTAAG TTCTGGGAAATCATCTCCGATGAACATGGCATCGATGCTACTGGTGCCTACCATGGCGACAGTGACCTGCAATTGGAGCGCATCAACGTGTACTACAATGAGGCGTCCGGTGGCAAATATGTGCCCCGCGCTGTGCTTGTGGATCTGGAACCTGGCACCATGGACTCAGTCCGTTCGGGCCCCTTCGGTCAGATCTTCAGACCCGACAACTTTGTGTTCGGACAGTCGGGCGCAGGCAACAACTGGGCCAAGGGTCATTACACAGAGGGCGCTGAGCTCGTTGATTCGGTGCTCGATGTTGTCCGCAAAGAGGCTGAATCCTGCGATTGCCTGCAAGGCTTCCAGCTTACACACTCGCTTGGTGGCGGCACCGGCTCTGGCATGGGCACTCTGCTTATCTCCAAGATCCGTGAAGAATACCCCGACAGAATCATGAACACATACTCCGTGGTGCCCTCGCCAAAGGTTTCGGACACCGTTGTGGAGCCCTACAACGCCACACTGTCGGTGCACCAGCTGGTCGAGAACACAGATGAAACCTACTGCATTGACAACGAGGCTCTCTATGACATCTGCTTCCGTACACTGAAATTGACCACACCCACGTACGGTGACTTGAACCATCTGGTGTCTCTGACAATGTCGGGCGTTACCACTTGCCTCCGCTTCCCTGGCCAATTGAATGCTGATCTCCGCAAACTTGCTGTCAACATGGTTCCATTCCCCCGTCTGCATTTCTTCATGCCTGGATTTGCTCCACTCACATCTAGGGGCTCCCAGCAGTACAGAGCTCTGACTGTCCCTGAGCTGACCCAACAGATGTTCGATGCCAAGAACATGATGGCTGCCTGCGATCCACGTCACGGTCGCTACCTGACCGTCGCCGCCATCTTCCGTGGTCGCATGTCAATGAAGGAGGTCGACGAACAGATGCTGAACATTCAAAACAAGAACAGCTCATACTTTGTTGAATGGATCCCCAACAATGTGAAGACCGCTGTCTGCGATATCCCTCCCCGTGGTTTGAAAATGTCTGCTACCTTCATTGGCAACTCCACCGCCATCCAGGAGCTGTTCAAGCGCATCTCTGAGCAATTCACCGCTATGTTCCGTCGCAAGGCTTTCTTGCATTGGTACACTGGCGAGGGTATGGATGAGATGGAGTTCACTGAGGCTGAGAGCAACATGAACGATCTGGTCTCTGAATACCAACAGTACCAGGAAGCCACCGCTGATGAGGATGCTGAATTCGAGGAGGAACAAGAGGCTGAGGTCGATGAGAACTAA